One region of Anaeromyxobacter paludicola genomic DNA includes:
- a CDS encoding PTS sugar transporter subunit IIB: MIPLVRIDNRLLHGQILETWAPRLGARAVVVADDEAAGSPLAQAAMTLALPPDLPATISPVAAVDWAALAARPDPVLVLLREVAALDQARRAGLTPALAPRVNLGNVHYAPGRRPVTPSVFLSGAELASVLDAARAGFEVEARAVPSDPPAGPGELEARYNASGRG, from the coding sequence GTGATCCCGCTCGTCCGCATCGACAACCGGCTGCTGCACGGGCAGATCCTCGAGACCTGGGCCCCGCGGCTCGGCGCGCGCGCGGTGGTGGTCGCCGACGACGAGGCCGCGGGGAGCCCCCTCGCCCAGGCCGCCATGACCCTCGCGCTCCCTCCCGACCTGCCGGCCACCATCTCGCCGGTGGCCGCGGTGGACTGGGCCGCGCTCGCGGCGCGCCCCGACCCGGTGCTGGTGCTCCTCCGCGAGGTGGCGGCGCTCGACCAGGCTCGCCGGGCCGGGCTCACGCCGGCGCTGGCGCCGCGCGTCAACCTGGGCAACGTCCACTACGCGCCGGGCCGGCGGCCGGTGACGCCGTCGGTCTTCCTCTCGGGGGCGGAGCTCGCGTCGGTGCTCGACGCCGCCCGCGCCGGCTTCGAGGTCGAGGCGCGGGCCGTCCCCTCCGACCCCCCGGCCGGGCCCGGCGAGCTGGAGGCGCGGTACAACGCCTCCGGGCGCGGTTAG
- a CDS encoding PTS system mannose/fructose/sorbose family transporter subunit IID yields MPRRTLLRVFWRSLFLQAAWNRRGMQNLGFAYAIAPALAALYPEPERRREAVGRHLGFFNCHPYTAAAILGGAIHHEERVAAGAEPPGGPTLYKSTLQGPLAAIGDGFFWTALRPFFGALAALGALAVGWPAVVFALALYNVVHLALRFGLFRAGYRKGDGIVAEVARLSLPTLAERLRLGGAFLCGLTAALLLWRGAVQAGFLSGAVALAAAAFGYLALVGGARLLPAAYAIVVAGIGAALVAARWHGSS; encoded by the coding sequence GTGCCCCGGCGCACCCTCCTGCGGGTGTTCTGGCGGAGCCTGTTCCTGCAGGCCGCCTGGAACCGGCGCGGCATGCAGAACCTCGGCTTCGCCTACGCCATCGCCCCGGCGCTCGCGGCCCTCTACCCCGAGCCGGAGCGGCGGCGCGAGGCGGTGGGGCGCCACCTCGGCTTCTTCAACTGCCACCCGTACACCGCCGCGGCCATCCTCGGCGGGGCGATCCACCACGAGGAGCGGGTGGCGGCCGGCGCCGAGCCGCCGGGCGGGCCCACGCTCTACAAGTCCACGCTGCAGGGGCCGCTGGCCGCCATCGGCGACGGCTTCTTCTGGACTGCGCTCCGGCCCTTCTTCGGCGCGCTGGCGGCGCTCGGGGCGCTCGCGGTGGGCTGGCCGGCGGTGGTGTTCGCGCTCGCGCTCTACAACGTGGTCCACCTCGCGCTGCGGTTCGGGCTGTTCCGCGCCGGCTACCGGAAGGGCGACGGCATCGTCGCCGAGGTGGCGCGCCTCTCCCTGCCCACGCTGGCCGAGCGGCTCCGGCTCGGCGGGGCCTTCCTCTGCGGCCTCACCGCGGCGCTGCTCCTCTGGCGCGGCGCCGTGCAGGCCGGGTTCCTCTCCGGGGCGGTCGCGCTGGCGGCGGCCGCCTTCGGCTACCTCGCACTCGTGGGCGGCGCGCGCCTGTTGCCGGCCGCCTACGCCATCGTCGTCGCCGGGATCGGCGCGGCCCTCGTGGCCGCCCGCTGGCACGGGAGCTCATAG
- a CDS encoding PTS sugar transporter subunit IIC, which produces MSYLLLAILAGLAAIERKGFLQAMLARPIALATLTGLALGDVRGGVLVGAPLELFWLGAVNLGAALPVHEALGTAAVAGGAVLAGRALGGVTPDVAVLALLVGAPLAVLGRRAERFTEVANERLAARAEAALLRGDAAAAVNVNLLGLGAPFLISAVLAPLGAAAAEALVPWLLLGPLSRLPVAAGWFAFCGLACASGAKAMRAPRARVVYYAALAAGAAAVLTVMWRGARA; this is translated from the coding sequence GTGAGCTACCTCCTCCTCGCCATCCTCGCCGGGCTGGCCGCCATCGAGCGCAAGGGCTTCCTCCAGGCCATGCTGGCGCGCCCCATCGCGCTCGCCACCCTCACCGGGCTCGCCCTCGGCGACGTGCGCGGCGGCGTGCTGGTGGGGGCGCCGCTCGAGCTCTTCTGGCTCGGGGCGGTGAACCTGGGGGCGGCGCTGCCGGTGCACGAGGCGCTCGGGACCGCGGCGGTGGCCGGCGGCGCCGTGCTGGCCGGCCGCGCCCTCGGCGGCGTGACGCCCGACGTGGCGGTGCTCGCGCTGCTCGTGGGGGCGCCGCTCGCCGTCCTCGGCCGGCGGGCTGAACGATTCACCGAGGTCGCGAACGAGCGGCTGGCGGCGCGGGCCGAGGCGGCGCTCCTGCGCGGCGACGCCGCCGCCGCGGTGAACGTCAACCTGCTCGGCCTGGGCGCGCCCTTCCTCATCTCGGCGGTGCTCGCCCCGCTCGGCGCGGCGGCGGCCGAGGCGCTCGTGCCCTGGCTCCTGCTCGGGCCGCTCTCGCGGCTGCCGGTGGCGGCCGGGTGGTTCGCCTTCTGCGGCCTCGCCTGCGCCTCGGGCGCGAAGGCCATGCGCGCGCCCCGGGCCCGGGTCGTCTACTACGCCGCGCTCGCCGCCGGCGCCGCCGCCGTGCTCACGGTGATGTGGCGGGGGGCGCGGGCGTGA
- a CDS encoding HPr family phosphocarrier protein: MPRQERTFLIINVLGLHARAAAQLVQAANRYKSEIHVEKDGLSVNGKSIMGVLTLAAAKGTEITVSCEGDDAESAMMALATVIEAGFGEK; this comes from the coding sequence ATGCCCAGGCAAGAACGCACCTTCCTCATCATCAACGTGCTCGGCCTCCACGCCCGGGCCGCGGCCCAGCTCGTCCAGGCCGCCAACCGCTACAAGAGCGAGATCCACGTCGAGAAGGATGGACTCAGCGTCAACGGAAAGAGCATCATGGGGGTGCTCACCCTCGCCGCCGCCAAGGGGACGGAGATCACCGTCTCCTGCGAGGGGGACGACGCCGAGAGCGCCATGATGGCGCTCGCGACCGTCATCGAGGCCGGCTTCGGAGAGAAGTAG